In the genome of Sphingobium yanoikuyae, the window TCAAGCTGACGGAGCACTTCCTGCAACTGCGGCGTCAGATAGGGATTATTGACGTCGAACAAGGTGGGCGACCCGACATTGGTCGGCGCCAGCCGGGCATTCACCACATTGCTGCTATAGTGAAGCTCCATATAGCCGGTGATATCATCGGTGAAATCATAATGGCCGAAGCTGTTGATCATCCAGCGCTTCTGCGGCTGGATCAGATAATTGTCGGGCCCCAGATTGAAATCATCCTGCGGCGTGATCTGTGGCCGGGCGGCCGTGCCTTCATCGTTGAAGGTGAAGCCGCGCGACGTCATCGCCGAAAGGCCGGCATTGGCATAGGCGGCATTGAGCGCCGCATTGGAGCCCCCCGCCGCCGGGATACCGGAAAAGCGTCCATTGGGGATATCGCCGCTGCCGCCGGCGACGAAGCCAAGCTCGCCGCCGCCCGCGACACAGCCCAGGCCGGAGGCCGGCGTGAAGGGCGTGCCGGCCCGGTCATGGCCGCCGCTGCCCGGCACGATGCATCCATCGTTGAGCGAGTCATAGGCAAAGCTGCCGCGCTGCCCGCGCGTAATCGAGTTGCGCTTGAGATAGTTGCCCGACACAACCAGATTGCCACGCCCATCAGCGAAATTGCCGCCCATCGTCAGATCGACGGTATAGACGGGCGTCCCGGTGGGACGATCCATGTTAAGCTGGGCGCGCGCTTCCACGCCTTCGAAATCGTCGCGCATGATGAAGTTGACGACGCCGGTGATGGCATCGGAGCCGTAGACGGCCGACGAACCACCCGTCACGATTTCCGTGCGCGCAATCAGGCTCGACGGGATCGTGTTGAGATCGGTAACCTGCTCCGGACCATAAATGGCATAGCGCCGCCCATTGACCAGCACCAGATTGCGGGTCGAACCAAAGCCGCGCAGATTGACGTCGGCAAAGCCGCCGGGAACGGTATTCGAGGTCGCGCTACCCAATTGCGAACCGACCACCTGCGGCAGCTGCGCCAGCGTCTTTTCGACGTTCACATTGCCCGAGAGCTTGATGTCCTCGGAGCCGACCACGCTGACCGGGGTTGAAGCATCGAAGCCATTGCGCGCGATGCGCGATCCGGTGACGACAATATCCGCGGTCGCGGCATCCGAACCGCCTTGCCGCTGCTCAACGGCAGCGACAGCCGGCGTTTCGGCAGAATTTTGCACCTGTGCCAGCGCTGGCACAGTGGGACAAAAAATAAGCGCGGCTCCCGTCAGGAAACGCACGCGCAACGATTGTATCTGCTTCATTCGATCCTCCCCTTCTTTCTTGCAATGACCAGTTGGAGCCTTGACCTGCTCCGCCGTAAATTGCTCGACACGCTTTCGTTAGCGCTATCATTGATGGCCGTGGATTATGCCTCTCCAACCCGCGCGTCAAGTCAAATAGGTGGGCATGATGGTAGCGCGTGACAGACGCAACCAGTCAGCATAGCGTTCGACCATGAATAGCAATGCTTCGTTCAATAATGGCCATGAGCCAACCATTTCTGACGTCGCGGATCGCGCCGGCGTTTCGATCCGCACGGTTTCGCGCGTCCTCAACAATTCGCCGCGGGTCAGTGACGACACCCGAGGACGCATTGAACAAGCTATTGCTGCGCTGAACTTCAGGCCGAGCCTGCGCGCAAGAGCCTTGGCCAAGGGCCGCTCCTTCCTGATCGGCATCGTCCATAATGATCGCAACGCTCTGGTCCTGGACACTGTGCAACGCGGCGTCGGACGAGAAGCGACACGGCGTGGCTATGAGGTCATCTGCCATTCCACGCCGCTGGAAGAAGAAGGCGCGATCGAGGATGTGCTTGCCTTCGCCCGCAGGTCTCGCATCGATGGCCTGATCGTGCTGCCGCCCGTGTCCGGCATCATTGGCTTGCCCCAGGCCTTGCAAGCCGAACAGGTTGCCGCCGTGGCGCTCTCAGCCGTGCCGATCGATGGCTATGGCAGCGTCATATTGTCCCGCGAAGCCGATGCGGCCGGTGCTGTCGCGGATTATCTGGTTGCCCTCGGCCACCAGCGGATCGCGATGGTCACTGGCCCCCAGACCATGATATCCGCCATCGAACGGCGTCGTGGCTTCATCGAAGCACTCGACCGGAATGGGGTTGCCTTCCTCCATGAAATCGAGGGGGATTACAGCTTGGCCTCCGGCGTGGCAGCAGCCGAGCAGCTCCTGTCCCTATCGCCGCTACCCACGGCCATTTTCGCCGCCAATGACATCATGGCCGCAGGCATATTGAAGGTTGCGTCGGAACGCCGCATTTCAGTGCCCTGCCCGCTTTCCGTTGTCGGATTTGACGGCAGCCTGGTCGCAGAATTATTGACGCCGGCGCTGACCACCGTGGCAAGACCATTTGGCGAGATGGCCGAGATAGCGACCCATCAACTCGTCGATCTTGTCGAGGGGCAGCCATTGCCTCATGCAACGCCACCCCCGCTCCGGTTAGTGATCGCTCAGTCAACTGCTGCCGCTCCTATAGGAGACCGTCAGCAGTTCGGAATGACAAATTAAAAGCAGAGCGTCCACAAAGGGTCGTTGTCGTCCTTGGCAAGCATACAAGATATCGGCGCGCGGTAAGGGTACTTCCATCAAACGCCAGTGGGTGAGCACGTCATCGATCGGCCATTGGCATTGTCTCAAAGGGCTTGGAAGAGGCGCCCGTCCAATGCATCAACCGCGTAACGGCGGACTGCGCGCCGCGCACACCGTCGTTCTGGACGAGATAGTATAGGCCATCTCCCAAGGGCTGTATTCCGACATCGGCCTTCTGATACCACCCCCGCACACCCGTCTTCACATCATGAATCCCATCCTGAGCGAGCGGTAGTAGCAGGCCTTTTTCTGGATTCATACCTTGAGGAGAAGCCAGGCCTTGCAAGGCCTGGCGACGTGGCCGGCTGCGGGCATCGAGCGCGAACAGCAGATAATTGGGCCAGTCGGGTTTGGCACCCTGATAGACGCCCATGAACCAGCGTTGCTGGCTTGAATCATAGGCGAGGTTCTGGACGCCATAGCGGGTGTTGCCGGTAAGGACGAAATATTTGCCCCGAGGGGTAGTCGGGCCAGAATGGTGCAGTGCCTGTTCGTCAATCGGCTGCGCCTCTCGGCCCCAGTCCGTCGCGTCATATTGCAGGAGGACCTGATGGTCATTGTCGCTGCGGGCGACGTCGCCATAGATACCGTAGGCGACGGTCAGGTAGAGCGGGCCGTCGCTTCGGCCGAAGGCGGGGCCAAAAGCGACGCCATCGATGCCCGAACAGCCATAGCGATGATCCGCCTTGCCGTCGCCATCGAGATCGGCGGCATAGTCGCGCGTCACTTCGGGCAGATAGACGGCGCGCAGCAGGTCCGTGCCGGCAACAGTCATGCCGACCCGATCGATCCGTGCCCCGTCGATCATCGCGATATAGAAGGCGTCCTGCTTGCCATATTCCAGCGAGCCATAGACCCGTCCGTCGACCGGGTTGAAATCTAGGTCGCCCAGATGCCCCGACCAGCCGGTCAAAGTGCCGACCAGCCGCCCTTCAAAGTCATATTTGGCGAGCATGTCGGTGAAGGAATAATAGATGAAGCCGCCCTTGCGATCGACCGCGATGCCCTGGACATGACCCGAGGCGAAAGGGCCCGCGACCTGCTCGCGCGGCAGGTCGGCAGGCGGAAACGGCGTAGCCGAATGAGCAGACTGGGCAAGGCCAAGCAGAAGTAGCGCAACGATCGCGGACCGCATCATAATCTCCTGATCAGGCGCTGAAGACACGGCGGCCGCGCTCGACCGACATGCGATGGGTGCTGGCGATCCGCGTGCTGCGCGCCTTGATCGTATCGAGGAACAGCCATTCGCCGGTCACCCGATCACGGCTGATGTCTATCATCATATAGCCACGCTGGTGCGTGTTCGCCCATTTGAGTTCGCGATTGGCGGCGACGAAGCCGCGCGCCACCGCCGTCGGATCGCCGCGCAGGTCACCCTCCATGCCACCCGACGTGACCGCCTGTCCGGCAAATTCGACACCGGCGGGCTGGCCATCCTCGACCAGGCCGTAGGCCCAGGCATTGTGGCTGTCGCCCGCCAGCATGATGAGGTCGGAGTCGGCCGCCTGTGCCGACCGGAGCAGGCGCGAGCGGGCAGCGGGATAGCCGTCCCACCGGTCCATCCACATCGGCAGGCCATTTTGCGCCATGCGCACGCTGTTGCGATAGCGTTGGACCAGCTTGGCGTTAGCGTCGGGACGGAGCCAGTCGGTGACATTGGCCGGCATCACCGTACGGCCGATGATCGTACCCATGCCGACCATCTGCCAGGCGGTGGTGCGGGCGTTCGCCCGGAACGCATGGGCCAGCCAGCTTTCCTGGGTGCTGCCCAACATGGTGGCCGATGGGTCCTGCCACACGCCATCATGGAAGGCCTTTAGCGCGGCGTCCGCATCGGGCGCGCTGGCGGCGGCCGTGATGTCGGCCGGGCGCGTACGGGCGAGCAGGCGGGATTCTGTGCGATACAGCGTCGCCAGCGTCCCGATATCATAGGCCTTCCACGGCTCGTCCGACACCGGCATCCATTCGCGATAGACCTGCATTGCGGCGGCGCGGCGGGTGTTCCAGTCGCCTTCCTTGTCGGCCTGATGGTTCTGGGCGCCACCTTCCCAGCTGTCATTGGCCGATTCATGATCGTCCCACAGTGCAACCATCGGCGCCATCTGGTGCAGCCGTTGCAGGTCGGGGTCAGCCCGATAGGTTGCGTAGCGCAGGCGATAGTCGGCAATCGCCAGAATTTCCGTGTCGGGCATCAGCGTGCGCCCCACGATGCCCTGACCGGGCCGTACCGAAGCATTGCCATATTCGTAGATATAGTCGCCGACATGCAGCCACAGGTCGAGATCGTCGCGCGCTGCGGCATGGGCATAGGCGTTGAACCAGCCATAGGGCAGGTTGGAACAGGAAAAGACGCCCAGGCCAAAGCGCGGCACGTCGCCCTGCGGCAGCGTCCGGGTGCGGCCGACCGGCGACTTGCTGCCGTCCGGCGCGACGAAGCGATACCAGTAGCTCGTGCCTGGCTGAAGCCCGTCCACTGTCACTTTCGCTGTCCAGTCACGATAGCCCCCGGTGCGCACCGTGCCGCCGCCGACGATCCGCACGAAATCGGGATCGATCGCGACTTCAACGTCGAGGCGCGCGCTCTCAACCTCGCTCGCAGGGACATAGCGGGTCCATAGCAGCATCGAATCCGCCCCCGGCTCGCCGCTGGCGACCGCATGGGTGAAGCCGCGCGCGCCGATCAGGTCGGCGGCCAGCGCCCGGCCAGCAGGTAGCGCCAGGGCGCCAATGCCCCAGACTCCGCCCAGGATCATGCAGCGGCGGTCGATTTGCATTACCATGATGATGCCTTTTCGATGAGATCAGAAAGGGACGGAGCGGCCCAAGGCCGCTCCGTCCAGTGGGGGAGGATCAGAAGCTGCCCTTGATGCCGATGTTCCACATCGAGCCGTAAATGCTGTACTGGCGCACCCGGCTTTCGACGTTGGAATAGATGACGTCCGGCGCATTGAAGATATTGCGGCCGGCGACGTTCAGCTCGAAATTGGGGCTCAGCTTGTAGCTGAAGCTCACATTCCATAGCTGGCGATCGGTATGATAAAGGACGCCATTGTTGGCGGTGGTCGGCGTGGCGCTCAATGCACTCACCCGATATCGCGACTGCCAGTTACCCGTCAGCTGGAAGTCGAACGGCCCATAGCTGTAGCGCAGGCCCCAGTTGGCCGATTTTTCCGGCGTGTTCACACGCTCCGCATCGGGGAAGAGACGGGTGAAGGAACCGCGCAGGCCCAGCCCCTTGAGGATGCCCGGCAGGAAGGTCAGCTGCTGGTCATATTCGAAGATCAGCCCCTCATTGGTGCTGGTCCCCGGAAGATTCTGCGCGCTTCGGAATGTGTAGCCGGCATATTCATCAGGATCGAAGCCGACGGCGGCGGGATCGACCTCGATCCCGGTGACCTGCATGTCCTTCATGTCGAGGCGATAATAGGACAGACCGATGATGCCTGACGGCTCCAGATAATATTGAAGGCTGGCGAAATATTTGGTCGAATGTTCGGGCTTTAGCAGGGGATTGGGTACATTGACGATCTGTGTATCGTCATTGACCGACACCACGCCGCCCAGATTGCCATAGTCGGGCCGCAGGATCGACTGGCTGAAGGCGATCTGGCCGACCAGACGGCGGCTGAAATCATATTTCATGCCCCCGCTCAGGAACCAGTCGTCATATTCGCCATGGCGGGTTGAATAGGTACCGCCATTATATTGGTAGAGCAGCCCCTCGATCGTGTTGGTCTTGTAGCCTGCCGCCTCGACCTCGCTGGTCGGACGGATATTGGCGACCAGCGCGCCAGTCCTGGTCTTCTCGTAGCGCAGGCCGAGGTCAAAGGTCGCCTTGCCAATGCGCGCCTCCGCCTCGACATAGGCGGCGTAGATATCTTCCTTGACCCGCTTGTTGTTGTCGAGGTCGCGCTTCAGATTGCCGACCGTATCGGCAACGAAATATTCCGGATGCGCCTTGTAGATGTCGTACATCGCGTAATTATTGTCGGCGCGCCAATTCTGGTCGTTGAGGTTACCAGCGTTGAAGCCGATGATCTCGAACTGGTAGCGATTGGTCCAGGGAATGACCGCGGCTGGGTCCTTTTGGCTCAGATCGCCGTTCGGGCCGACATATTGGAACTGGTCATAAGACCCCTCATTGGTGCGCCAGTCATTCACCCGCGCGCCGGCCCCCGCCATCAGCGTCAGCGGCACGTCGCCCACGAACAGCTTGCGCTTGATGTCCAGATTGCCGCCATACATTTCATTGCGGGCGTCCGATTCAGCCGTGCGAATATTGTTGCCGATGTCATCGTCACGGTTGAAGCTGGTCGGATCGCTCCATGACCGACCGGCTGTCTGCTGTAGCGTCCAGGCGTTCGAGCTTTCCGACTCCCGGTCGAGCGTGAAGCCGATACGCGTCAGCCAGCTGTCGGTGCGCTGGAAGAAGCCTTTGGAATTGTCGCGGAAATTGAATTCCGAACTGGAATAGCTGCCGCGCAACGCGACTTCCCAATCGTCATTCTTATATTCGAGCTTGGGCGCCAGCAGCATTGCCGGGGTGCCTGCATAGCGATGCGAATATTGGGTGTGTAGCCGGGTGTTAGTGCCGTTGGGATTGACGACGATATGGGTACCGGTCGAATCCGGCGTGGCATAGGATTTGGTCGTCGTGCCGAAAATCAAATAGGTATATTGGTTGAAATATTCGACCTCGTAGAAAGAATAGCTGCCACGCAGCGACAGCGCGAGTTCATCGGAGAATTTATAATCGACCGATAGGTTGGCGGCGGTACGGCTGGTTTTCTTCGGGCCAGGACGCCACATGACCTGATAGGGGATGACCCGGCCGTCGGCGAGATAGGACCAGTCGGTCTGGACGCGATCCTGCTGGACATAATTGGCATTGTAGCTGGCGCTCAGCGCGACGCCGAGCCTCCCATCCAGAAACACGTCGCCATAGTTGAAGCTGACCGACGGATAGATGCGGGCATGTTTGTCATTATCGGGCAGATAGATTTCGCCGATCCCGGCGTCCGAGGTGCCGACCCCGCCAACCTGGAAGCGCAGTTGGCGCTTCTTCAGCTGAAACGCATATTTGCTGCGCAGGTTGATCGCGCCGCCAGGCGCGTCGGCATCCATGCGGGCGGTCAGCGTGTTGTTCAGCTCGATCGACTCAATGCCGGTGATCGACATCTGCTCGAAACTGTTCTGCCGGCCATTATTGTTGTTGGACGTCGCCGTCGCCATGCGGGCGCCGTCGGTGGTGAAGGTCGAATATTTGGGGTCGAGACCACCAATGCGGACCGCCGTGGCATCGACCTCGGTATAGTCGAGCGAGATGCCGGGCATCTGCTTCATGAATTCGCCGACATCGCCCATGGTCAGCAGGCCGTAATTGTCGGCGGCCACCACGGTCTTGGCATTGGTGGCAGCGCGGCGTTCCATGATCGCGGCCGCCTGCCCCTCGCGCCGGGCGGTGACGGTGATGGCCGAGCCGTCGTCGGTGGAAGAGCCCGCAAAGGTCGGTGCACGCAACGCCACGTCCAGCGTCGCGACTTCACGCGGGCTGACAGTGGCGATCAGTCTTTCGGTCTGGAGGCCGGTATATTTGACGACGATCGTCGCTTCACCGGGCGGAATGTTGGACAAACGAAATTCGCCATTATCCTCGGAATAGACGGTGATCGGCGTGCCTTCGACGCGAATTTCCGCGTTGCGCAGATATTCGCCGGTGACCGTGTTGAACACGCGGCCGCGCACCATGCCATTGCCGACGCTGGCTTCCGGGCGCGCCGAGCGCAGGGTGATGACATTGCCGTCGTCCGATCCAACCCGCAGCGGCGTGCCTGCGATCAGGCGGCGCAACGCTTCGCGCACGTCCATCCGCCCCTTGATTGCGGGCGTGTTGATGCCGGCCAGATCACGGGCCGGGGCTACGATCTGCACTTGTGCCTGTCGGGCCAGTTCGGGGATGGCACGGACGGCGGGCTGGGCGGGTATGTCGAAGAGGCGTTCCTGCGCATGGGCCGGCACGGCCACGGCAAGCGCAACGACAGAAGCCCCACAAGTGAGGAGAGAATGACGCGAATACATTAGCTGGTAGCCCCCTGCTGGCCGCGCGCTGCACGGCGTTCGACCCTAAGAGGTGGGAGGCCGGCGGTTCCGCTAATGCGGGGTCAATTTTTTTTCGACTGCGCTGTGCGGCTCAGGATGAGGTCATGGTCCTGCCGGACCAGGCGAGCATCGAAGATGGTCGAAATGGCGCGACTGAAGCCAGCGGGATCATTGGCTGTAAACAGACCCGTTACAGGTTCGCGCGCCAGTGCCGCGTCCGGTATAAGGATGCGGGTTTCGCTGTAACGGGCAAAGGCATTGGCCGCCTGCTGCAAGGTCTCGCCCTCGAAGGCCAGTTTCCCGTCGCGCCAGGCCAGCTCCCGGTTGATGCGCTCGGGCGAGATCGGTTCGGGCCGTTCCGCGACGAACAGGCTGGTTGCCGCATTGGCCATGACCATGTGGGTATTGCCAGCCAGGGCAACGACCTGACCGCTCATGGGATTGACCGCAGGCAGTTCGACCAGTCCCTGATGCACCAATATGTCGACAGGCGCCTTGGCCAGCTTGCGGACGCGAAAGCCGGCCTGCGCTGTGCGCAATCGGCGACCGCCGACCTCGACAATGAATGGGCGCCGCTCGTCGCGTGCGACCGAGAAATAGACTTCGCCATCTAGCAGCGAGACCAGACGTTCCTTTTCACCATAGAGGATCCGGATGCGGCTGTCGGTATTCAGCAGGGCGGTCGACCCGTCCTCCAGCGGCACCAGTCGCATCTCGCCGCGGCCGGTGCGGATTTCCGCGCCCGATGCTGGCATGCCGACGGTCAATGCGGCCATGCCCGCCATGGCGGCCAGCGCACCACCGCCGATGCCGAGCAAATGTCGTCGCGACAGGCCGCGCTGTTTTTTCGGCTCGAACACACGAGGGTCGAAATCTGGGCCCAGCGCCTGCGCGGACTCACTCATCAACGACAATGCCTGGGCACGCAGCAGGGCACCCTTATGGCGCGGATCGGCGGCCAGCCATTGCTTGAGTTCGGCATCCTGCGCCGCAGACAGCGCGCCACGATCCAGCCGCGCCGCCCAATCGGACGCGGTTTGGTCAATGCTGCGACTGTCTTCTTGTCCGGCCATCAACTGCGCGCGTCTCCGTTGTCACATCCCTAGAGGTTTGGGGCAGCGTCTTTCCACCACGACCGAACCAGTCAATCAAAAATCGGATGCCGCGCGAAATATGCGTCTCGACCGTATTTTCCGATATACCCATCTGCGCCGCGATTGCGCGCTGAGGCAGGCCCTCGACCCGGCGCAGGATGAACGCCTCACGCGTCTTGAGCGGCATGGCCGCGATCGCGCAGGCCAGCTGGCGCAATTCATCCCGGTCGATCGCCGTCTGCTCGGGTGATGCGGTATCGTCAGGGTGGTCCAGATGGTCAAGATTGTCGACCGCGTGGATGGGAACGATCCGCGCACGGCGGACATGGCGGGTTACCACAGACCGGGCTACCTGGAACAGATAGGCCCGGGGATAGGCGATGGTGTCGACCCGCTCCATCTCCGCGAAGATGCTGTAGGACTCCTGAATGATATCGTCGGGTTCGAGGCCGCCCAATGGCCGACGCGCAAGCCAGCCGCGCAAGGCAGGCTCATGCGGCAAGATATTGCGCAGCAGCCAGCGCGCTCTTTCCCTGTCCGTTCCGCTCATCCCAGTTCCGCGACCGTTTATTATGACGAAGTGTCGATTCTGGGGGTGGCTAGAGGGAAAATGTGACAAACAGACTGCGGGGCCGACATCTTCGAAACGTGCGACCCATCTTTTCGAGGGCGGTGCGTTCAAACTGCCAGCATCCTTGGGTGCCCCCTTTCAGCTTACACTGCGGGAGAAGCACGGCCTTAATCGAATCTAACAAGCAGACCGTCAGCACTTGGCGATTGAAAATCGACCTCCGAACGGCAGCAATGGGTCGACAGCCGGGATGAATACTACGCGCCCATCTAAGCCATTCGCCCGCAAAATTACTATGCTTGGAAACGGACCGTCAATTTTTAAGGACAAATCCCTCCCCGGGTGCCCGGCTGTCTGTCCGGTACGCGCTCGACCAGTTCGACACGACAATGCGCAGCAAAGCACATCACGACGCTGGCGACAGCCGCAGCCACACCTCATGATCTTGTGGGAACACCGGGCGCAGAATCAAGGCCTGCCCCTTCACGCCTCGTTACCCTGGAACTCTTCGAGGCGACGGCCCTGACCGCCTTCGTCATCAAAGTTGGCAGGGTCGAGCCACGCCTGCAACCCTGCCGACACGCCGGGCCACTCGGTATCGGTAATCGCGAACCAGGCAGTGTCACGGTTCTCGCCCTTCACCACCATATGCTGACGGAAAACGCCCTCGAAGATGAACCCGAAACGCAGCGCCGCGCGCTTCGATGGTTGATTGCGATCGTCGCACTTCCATTCGAGCCGACGATAGCCGAGTTGATCAAAGGCGTAAGACGCGAACAGATAGAAGGCTTCCGTTGCTGCGCGTGTGCGGGCCAGCGCCGGCCCCCACAATATGTTGCCGATTTCGATGACGCCGTGAGTGGTGTCGATCCGCATCAAGGATTGTCGACCTTCCGCGCGTCCGGTTGCTTTGTCGACCACGGCAAAGAACAGGGGATCGGTGGAAGCGGCAGATCGCTCGATCCAGTCCGCAAACTCCTTCTCGTCGATGGGCGGTTGATCGAACAGATAACGAAACCGTTCTTCCGCCCCCGCTTCAAGCGCCGACCGGAGCAGATCCTTGCTATGCTTCGGTTCCAGCGGTTCAAGCCGTGCATAACGCCCGTCGAGAGCGACACTACGAGGACGTGGTGCGCCGTTCCAATCAGCCATACTCATATCGCTCTCCGCATCAGACGGGAGATACCCGTGTTGTTCGCCATAAAGTTCGTTGCCTACCGTGACCGAGCACTACGATCCAATCGACTGTTGGACGGTCTTATAAATCCAATTTATCAAGAGCCATGTCTCGGAATCATCCCCCATTGCTCGCAATCAGGGCGTTCGAAGCGATCTCTCGCTGCGGTACGTTCACTGCGGCGGCTCATGAGTTGGGGACCACGCAGGCCGCGATCAGCAATCAGATCAAGGTGCTGGAGGGGCGCCTGGGATTGCGGCTCTTTGAGCGTCATGGCCGACGGGCCATGTTGACAGATGACGCCCGGCGCGTAGCCGCTCGTCTCTGCAAGGCATTCGATGAGATCGAAGCGGCTTTCACGGAGCTGCGTGAAAGTGAAGAGGCGGTGTTGCGGATCACGGCCAGCAACACCTTCACCGAACGCCTGCTGGCGCGCCACATCGACAGCTTTCAGGCAGTGCACCCCGAACTTGAAATTCGACTCAATGTCGGCAACCGCTACGTCGACTTCGGCACCGAGCAAGTCGACGTGGCGATCCGCTGGGGTGGAGGCGTGTGGCCTGGCTTAGCATCCGATCACCTGCTTAAACTCGACTTTACGCCAATGTGCGCGCCAAGGATTGGGTTTCCGTGAACAGATGCCGCGCATGGGCAACGGATACATCCGGCTTGAACCCATGGATGATGAGGTCGAGCTTACCGGTCGCCAGTCTTTTGAACATATCGTCGGTGTAGCCGGATATTTCGACCTGACATCCCGGCGCGGTCTTGCCGATCGATGGCAGTATGGGAAAAAGGACCGACAGCATGCCATAGTCCGTCGCAGCGATGGAAAATCGGCGTTCCAGTGTTGCTGGATCGAAATCCGCGGGTTGCAACACAGCCGCCGTTATCGCCATCCACTCTTCGAGAGGTTTGGCTAATTCCATGCCGCGTTGAGTCAGCGCCATGCCTCGACTGGTCCGGACCAGAAGCGGATCGGATAGAAGCTTACGCAGCTCACTCAAAGCTCGGCTGACTGTCGGCTGGCTTAGCCCCGGCGCATGGCTGTCCGACTGACACTCTGCGTCTGAAGTAAAACAGAAAGAGTTGGCAACAAATTGATATCAAACGCCTTCATTGCTGACTCCGGCTTTGCGAATAAGCCGCGTTAGCGCTGAAAGGTTGGTGTTTCAATGGAGCGGAAGGGTGGCTGTACTGCACTATGTTCGACTTAAAATTGGAAACGGCATTTTCCACAATCATCCGCTCACGCCTGCTTGCCTTCTTGCTGCCGCTTCTGGCATCGAGTTATGGAAAGCAGACGGACCGCTCCTGGGACCCCAAATTTGGCGTCTGAGCGCCCGCAAAGGGGCGGGCGCAGAAGTGCCTCTACGTGCCGGCCGCGAGCGTGGCCGCCAGTCACCAAATTCGCCGTTCCATGTATGATCCGGTCAAAATGAGCCTACGGTCCGCTTTCCCCTCTGGAGCACGTTCGCCTGCGGCGCCCGGCGGATTCGAAGATCGATCACGACACCAACGGCATTTTGTAGTAACGATAAGCGATTGACTGCTAATCAAATCGTAACTACAAAATGCTATGATCATCGTATGGGATGAGCCGAAGCGGCAAGCGAACCTCGTCAAGCACGGGATCGACTTTGCCGATGTGGGCGAAGGGTTCTTCCTCTCCGCCCTGGTCATGCCTGCGAAGGATGGACGCTTTGCCGCCATCGGTGAGATGAACGGTAAGATCACGGTGATTTTCGCTGTGCTGGGCACCGAAGGCGTCTCGATCATCTCGGCCCGCCCGGCCAGCATTACGGAACGGAGGCTCTTGCCATGACCTACCCGAAAAACGCCGCTCTCGGTTACACCAAGGCCGATATGGATGCGGTCAGCAATAA includes:
- a CDS encoding LacI family DNA-binding transcriptional regulator: MNSNASFNNGHEPTISDVADRAGVSIRTVSRVLNNSPRVSDDTRGRIEQAIAALNFRPSLRARALAKGRSFLIGIVHNDRNALVLDTVQRGVGREATRRGYEVICHSTPLEEEGAIEDVLAFARRSRIDGLIVLPPVSGIIGLPQALQAEQVAAVALSAVPIDGYGSVILSREADAAGAVADYLVALGHQRIAMVTGPQTMISAIERRRGFIEALDRNGVAFLHEIEGDYSLASGVAAAEQLLSLSPLPTAIFAANDIMAAGILKVASERRISVPCPLSVVGFDGSLVAELLTPALTTVARPFGEMAEIATHQLVDLVEGQPLPHATPPPLRLVIAQSTAAAPIGDRQQFGMTN
- a CDS encoding alkaline phosphatase D family protein; protein product: MVMQIDRRCMILGGVWGIGALALPAGRALAADLIGARGFTHAVASGEPGADSMLLWTRYVPASEVESARLDVEVAIDPDFVRIVGGGTVRTGGYRDWTAKVTVDGLQPGTSYWYRFVAPDGSKSPVGRTRTLPQGDVPRFGLGVFSCSNLPYGWFNAYAHAAARDDLDLWLHVGDYIYEYGNASVRPGQGIVGRTLMPDTEILAIADYRLRYATYRADPDLQRLHQMAPMVALWDDHESANDSWEGGAQNHQADKEGDWNTRRAAAMQVYREWMPVSDEPWKAYDIGTLATLYRTESRLLARTRPADITAAASAPDADAALKAFHDGVWQDPSATMLGSTQESWLAHAFRANARTTAWQMVGMGTIIGRTVMPANVTDWLRPDANAKLVQRYRNSVRMAQNGLPMWMDRWDGYPAARSRLLRSAQAADSDLIMLAGDSHNAWAYGLVEDGQPAGVEFAGQAVTSGGMEGDLRGDPTAVARGFVAANRELKWANTHQRGYMMIDISRDRVTGEWLFLDTIKARSTRIASTHRMSVERGRRVFSA
- a CDS encoding outer membrane beta-barrel protein — translated: MPAHAQERLFDIPAQPAVRAIPELARQAQVQIVAPARDLAGINTPAIKGRMDVREALRRLIAGTPLRVGSDDGNVITLRSARPEASVGNGMVRGRVFNTVTGEYLRNAEIRVEGTPITVYSEDNGEFRLSNIPPGEATIVVKYTGLQTERLIATVSPREVATLDVALRAPTFAGSSTDDGSAITVTARREGQAAAIMERRAATNAKTVVAADNYGLLTMGDVGEFMKQMPGISLDYTEVDATAVRIGGLDPKYSTFTTDGARMATATSNNNNGRQNSFEQMSITGIESIELNNTLTARMDADAPGGAINLRSKYAFQLKKRQLRFQVGGVGTSDAGIGEIYLPDNDKHARIYPSVSFNYGDVFLDGRLGVALSASYNANYVQQDRVQTDWSYLADGRVIPYQVMWRPGPKKTSRTAANLSVDYKFSDELALSLRGSYSFYEVEYFNQYTYLIFGTTTKSYATPDSTGTHIVVNPNGTNTRLHTQYSHRYAGTPAMLLAPKLEYKNDDWEVALRGSYSSSEFNFRDNSKGFFQRTDSWLTRIGFTLDRESESSNAWTLQQTAGRSWSDPTSFNRDDDIGNNIRTAESDARNEMYGGNLDIKRKLFVGDVPLTLMAGAGARVNDWRTNEGSYDQFQYVGPNGDLSQKDPAAVIPWTNRYQFEIIGFNAGNLNDQNWRADNNYAMYDIYKAHPEYFVADTVGNLKRDLDNNKRVKEDIYAAYVEAEARIGKATFDLGLRYEKTRTGALVANIRPTSEVEAAGYKTNTIEGLLYQYNGGTYSTRHGEYDDWFLSGGMKYDFSRRLVGQIAFSQSILRPDYGNLGGVVSVNDDTQIVNVPNPLLKPEHSTKYFASLQYYLEPSGIIGLSYYRLDMKDMQVTGIEVDPAAVGFDPDEYAGYTFRSAQNLPGTSTNEGLIFEYDQQLTFLPGILKGLGLRGSFTRLFPDAERVNTPEKSANWGLRYSYGPFDFQLTGNWQSRYRVSALSATPTTANNGVLYHTDRQLWNVSFSYKLSPNFELNVAGRNIFNAPDVIYSNVESRVRQYSIYGSMWNIGIKGSF
- a CDS encoding FecR family protein: MAGQEDSRSIDQTASDWAARLDRGALSAAQDAELKQWLAADPRHKGALLRAQALSLMSESAQALGPDFDPRVFEPKKQRGLSRRHLLGIGGGALAAMAGMAALTVGMPASGAEIRTGRGEMRLVPLEDGSTALLNTDSRIRILYGEKERLVSLLDGEVYFSVARDERRPFIVEVGGRRLRTAQAGFRVRKLAKAPVDILVHQGLVELPAVNPMSGQVVALAGNTHMVMANAATSLFVAERPEPISPERINRELAWRDGKLAFEGETLQQAANAFARYSETRILIPDAALAREPVTGLFTANDPAGFSRAISTIFDARLVRQDHDLILSRTAQSKKN
- a CDS encoding RNA polymerase sigma factor gives rise to the protein MSGTDRERARWLLRNILPHEPALRGWLARRPLGGLEPDDIIQESYSIFAEMERVDTIAYPRAYLFQVARSVVTRHVRRARIVPIHAVDNLDHLDHPDDTASPEQTAIDRDELRQLACAIAAMPLKTREAFILRRVEGLPQRAIAAQMGISENTVETHISRGIRFLIDWFGRGGKTLPQTSRDVTTETRAVDGRTRRQSQH